In the Leptospira sp. WS4.C2 genome, one interval contains:
- a CDS encoding efflux RND transporter permease subunit — translation MLEKIIQFSIHKRATVLVLTAALTIVGFYNALNLSIDAIPDVTNVQVSAVTSVPGLSPLEVEQFITYPIELEFNGMPKVTEIRSISRTGVSSVTVIFEDGTDIYFARQLVNERLKQAENFIPKSYGKPELSPIATGLGDIYEFALVSESHTPEELRTVMEWEVARQLRSVKGIIDVNVVGGDAKQFQIKIDPKRLLSHNLTLSHITEALEGANVNLGGGYIQKGEEQFVIRGESQFKSIDDISRLSVRTSKDGIPLTLGQIAKVETGPALRFGLSTMNGKREVVGGTAMMLLGSNSLQVVSRVKEKMKEIESRLPQGMKIQVYYDRSEFIGRTLTTVFTNLVEAAIIVLVCLILTLGTVKGAFAVALAIPVSMMIATILMNAFGIVGNLMSLGALDFGLLVDGSIVMLESTLHGFLLRKSFLLSKTSAQDMEDGMEEVIMESCIKVVRASAFSVGIILLVYLPLMTLEGVEGRMFRPMAITVAFALGAALLYSITTFPALMSYIYKKPILHESVFWHKFQLKYAEVLTYGMKFKRQFTYAGIGVVLLSFALASTLGSEFLPRIDEGEIAIDIKRLPSTAINHSRDLNLEMEKVILKFPEAVSVVSRQGRGESAAEPIGSEEGEMMVKLKPRKEWVSAKDREELMELMKNSVNKNVPSSYISLSQPIENRVNALLSGSKADIVIKIYGDDLKTLKSIADNYASKIKKIQGAADLRVQKLLGLPLLEIKMNRGNMARYGVRAEEVLTTIETLRVGANAGKVYEGYKRFDLIVRLDADVTDIGVIENVPVMTELGGTVPLGQVTDIMMTEGPAALYHEGLKRRILVEVNVRGRDMIGFVNDVQGATQSIESGLPQGYYVDWGGQFENFTRAKNRLAIVIPIAGAIIFAMLFIAFGSVYYALGVFILVPLSLSGGILSLVIRGLPFSIPAGVGFIAAAGISVLNGVVYASALKDQLKVTRDPSIAVVEAAVYTLRAVATTELVAIIGFLPMAIASSAGAEVQRPLATVVMGGVLVATILSRFLLPIAFEFLVKLAQRQEIRQMERERKMNDYFVEEMKKYKATELHDSHGHSHHYREVEEHSSQNEDDSKTNKQNQKSKRKRT, via the coding sequence ATGTTAGAAAAAATCATCCAGTTTTCCATTCACAAACGAGCTACAGTTCTCGTTTTGACAGCAGCACTCACCATCGTTGGTTTTTATAATGCACTCAATCTTTCCATTGATGCGATTCCCGATGTGACCAACGTCCAGGTGTCAGCGGTGACTTCTGTTCCTGGACTTTCTCCACTCGAAGTGGAACAATTTATTACTTATCCCATAGAACTTGAGTTTAATGGGATGCCTAAAGTTACGGAAATTCGTTCGATCTCAAGAACCGGTGTCAGTTCTGTTACCGTTATCTTTGAAGATGGAACAGATATCTATTTTGCAAGACAACTTGTCAATGAGAGGTTAAAACAAGCAGAGAACTTTATTCCCAAATCTTATGGAAAACCGGAACTTTCTCCGATTGCGACAGGTCTTGGTGATATTTATGAATTTGCTTTAGTTTCCGAAAGCCATACTCCCGAAGAACTAAGAACCGTAATGGAATGGGAAGTTGCAAGACAACTCAGGTCTGTCAAAGGGATCATCGATGTTAACGTTGTGGGGGGAGATGCCAAACAGTTTCAAATTAAAATTGACCCCAAACGTTTGTTATCGCATAATTTAACACTCTCTCATATCACAGAAGCACTAGAAGGTGCCAATGTCAACCTAGGTGGTGGTTACATCCAAAAAGGGGAAGAGCAGTTTGTGATTCGGGGCGAAAGCCAATTTAAGTCCATCGATGATATCTCAAGACTTTCTGTTCGAACTTCAAAAGATGGGATTCCACTGACACTGGGACAAATTGCCAAAGTGGAAACGGGACCAGCCTTACGTTTTGGCCTTAGCACCATGAACGGCAAACGAGAAGTCGTGGGTGGTACTGCTATGATGTTACTTGGTAGTAACTCTCTCCAAGTCGTAAGCCGAGTGAAAGAGAAAATGAAAGAAATTGAATCCCGTCTGCCGCAAGGGATGAAAATTCAAGTCTATTACGATCGATCTGAATTCATTGGTCGAACCCTAACGACTGTATTTACCAATTTGGTCGAAGCGGCCATCATTGTCCTCGTTTGTTTGATTTTAACCTTAGGAACGGTGAAGGGAGCCTTTGCGGTGGCACTCGCGATTCCGGTTTCCATGATGATTGCCACCATTCTTATGAATGCTTTCGGGATTGTGGGAAACTTGATGTCACTCGGAGCTCTTGACTTTGGGCTCCTTGTCGACGGTTCCATTGTGATGTTAGAGTCCACACTGCATGGATTTTTACTTCGTAAAAGTTTTCTCCTCTCGAAGACTTCAGCCCAGGACATGGAAGATGGGATGGAAGAAGTCATTATGGAGTCTTGTATAAAAGTAGTGCGGGCTTCTGCTTTTAGCGTGGGAATTATTTTACTAGTCTACTTGCCACTCATGACTTTAGAAGGAGTGGAAGGTCGGATGTTTCGTCCAATGGCCATAACCGTAGCGTTCGCGTTAGGTGCAGCACTCTTGTATTCTATCACAACATTTCCGGCACTCATGTCCTACATTTACAAAAAACCAATCTTACATGAGTCAGTGTTTTGGCACAAGTTTCAGTTGAAATATGCGGAAGTTCTCACTTATGGGATGAAGTTCAAACGCCAGTTTACTTATGCTGGGATTGGGGTGGTTTTGTTGTCCTTTGCTCTTGCGTCCACTCTTGGATCGGAATTTTTACCAAGGATTGATGAAGGGGAGATTGCCATCGACATCAAACGTCTTCCCTCCACGGCCATCAATCATTCTCGTGACTTAAATTTGGAAATGGAGAAGGTGATTTTGAAGTTTCCCGAGGCAGTCAGCGTTGTGTCGAGGCAAGGTCGCGGTGAGTCTGCCGCAGAACCCATCGGTTCGGAAGAAGGGGAGATGATGGTCAAACTCAAACCCCGAAAAGAGTGGGTTTCTGCCAAAGATCGAGAGGAACTGATGGAACTTATGAAGAATTCGGTGAACAAAAATGTTCCTTCATCTTATATCAGTTTGTCGCAACCGATTGAAAACCGCGTCAATGCCTTGTTATCTGGTTCGAAAGCCGATATTGTAATCAAAATTTATGGCGATGATCTAAAGACATTGAAGTCCATTGCGGACAACTATGCCTCCAAAATCAAAAAAATCCAGGGGGCTGCCGATTTACGGGTTCAGAAACTCCTCGGTCTTCCCTTACTTGAGATCAAAATGAATCGGGGAAATATGGCTCGTTACGGTGTTCGTGCAGAAGAAGTTCTCACGACGATTGAAACTCTCCGTGTGGGTGCCAATGCCGGAAAAGTTTACGAAGGATACAAACGATTTGATCTCATCGTGCGTTTGGATGCCGATGTCACCGATATTGGAGTCATTGAAAACGTTCCCGTCATGACCGAGTTAGGTGGGACAGTTCCACTTGGTCAAGTGACAGACATTATGATGACGGAAGGGCCAGCAGCCCTCTATCACGAAGGTCTTAAGCGAAGGATTCTTGTAGAAGTAAACGTTCGTGGTCGAGATATGATTGGATTTGTGAATGATGTGCAAGGTGCCACTCAGTCTATCGAATCGGGCCTTCCGCAAGGGTATTATGTGGACTGGGGTGGACAGTTTGAAAACTTCACTCGCGCGAAAAACCGATTGGCCATTGTGATCCCGATTGCAGGAGCGATTATTTTTGCGATGCTCTTTATTGCTTTTGGAAGTGTCTATTATGCATTGGGAGTTTTTATCTTAGTGCCATTGTCACTTTCTGGGGGAATTTTATCTCTTGTGATTCGAGGTCTTCCCTTTTCGATTCCTGCAGGGGTTGGGTTTATCGCCGCAGCCGGTATATCGGTGTTAAACGGTGTGGTCTATGCTTCTGCCTTAAAGGACCAATTAAAAGTCACAAGAGATCCTTCTATTGCAGTAGTCGAAGCTGCAGTCTATACACTCCGTGCAGTAGCAACAACAGAACTTGTAGCCATCATTGGATTTTTACCGATGGCCATTGCCTCCAGCGCGGGTGCCGAAGTCCAAAGACCTCTGGCAACAGTGGTGATGGGTGGGGTTCTTGTCGCAACTATCCTTTCCAGGTTCCTTTTGCCGATTGCATTTGAGTTCTTAGTAAAACTCGCACAAAGACAAGAGATCCGACAAATGGAAAGGGAACGTAAAATGAATGATTACTTTGTAGAAGAGATGAAAAAATACAAAGCAACTGAGCTCCACGATTCTCATGGGCACTCTCATCATTACAGGGAAGTGGAAGAACATTCGTCTCAAAACGAAGATGATTCCAAAACAAATAAACAAAATCAGAAATCTAAAAGAAAGAGGACTTAA
- a CDS encoding inorganic pyrophosphatase yields the protein MKPNYYVAHPWHGLELGPKAPDELDVFIELTPQDTVKYEIDKASGFIRVDRPQKYSNRSPTLYGFIPRTFSGEASGKHCSDVVGRPDIIGDGDPIDICVLSVNPITHGNMILTVIPIGGLRMIDKGEADDKIVAVLKGDEVFGQIKDISEVPKALINKLHHYFLTYKLDPNSPSTGTVEITEVYDRQEAIKVIQFGIEDYIKKFVTV from the coding sequence ATGAAACCGAATTATTACGTAGCGCACCCTTGGCATGGATTGGAACTGGGACCAAAAGCTCCCGATGAGTTGGATGTATTCATTGAACTCACTCCGCAAGACACAGTAAAATATGAGATCGATAAAGCATCCGGATTCATTCGTGTTGACAGACCTCAAAAGTATAGCAATCGTTCGCCGACTCTTTATGGATTTATCCCAAGAACTTTTTCTGGGGAAGCTTCCGGAAAACATTGTTCGGATGTAGTGGGAAGACCAGACATCATTGGTGATGGAGATCCTATTGACATTTGTGTTCTCAGTGTAAACCCAATTACACACGGAAACATGATTCTAACTGTGATTCCCATTGGTGGACTTCGAATGATCGATAAAGGGGAAGCGGATGACAAAATTGTCGCTGTTCTGAAAGGGGACGAAGTGTTCGGTCAAATCAAAGATATTTCTGAGGTTCCGAAAGCCCTCATCAATAAACTTCACCATTACTTTTTAACTTATAAATTGGATCCAAACTCTCCTTCTACCGGTACTGTGGAGATTACTGAAGTGTATGACAGGCAAGAAGCGATCAAAGTCATCCAGTTTGGAATCGAAGATTATATAAAGAAATTTGTAACTGTATGA
- a CDS encoding TolC family protein gives MKQIRKFLILSLLGIHSIAVFPKEKAVYELHSKEELFFLGEDSRAQDSKEKWNLDELEDFAVTSNPLYLREKQNIGMARGDVITASLYYNPIMNMQQQFIGASANAATGRAETSFIYNQPFDMSGVIPQREKVAKQEFLGTIASFRDFDRLFRLRLRQNFWTYLYVTEQINYQKEFLENYQDLLDLTKLRAEKGDISFLEYDRLALERVQIEREYRNARILRAQVVKNLRILIGISDMNSPLSIKGRLEFISTREFGIDLNDFDIEERPDLVALKIRQQKERMNIELKKREIIPPLTLGIEFLNKGNENVTGVYAATPLPLFDRKQGEILKSEESYKKLGFDVDAKRNEIVSEISAAIKELQARESQLLDYQKMGLLEKNKEVQEKSRLAYIRGASNLVTFLEAEKNYLSVLRSYYEIIYLYYNALEGYKASIGKMDSSEF, from the coding sequence ATGAAACAAATCAGGAAGTTTTTGATCCTATCCCTTTTGGGAATTCATTCAATTGCTGTTTTTCCAAAAGAAAAAGCAGTATATGAGCTGCATTCGAAAGAAGAATTGTTTTTCCTTGGTGAAGATTCGAGAGCCCAAGATTCGAAAGAAAAATGGAACTTGGATGAGTTGGAGGATTTTGCTGTCACAAGTAATCCTCTTTACCTTCGTGAAAAACAAAACATCGGTATGGCTCGCGGGGATGTCATTACTGCAAGTTTGTATTATAACCCAATTATGAACATGCAACAGCAGTTTATTGGTGCCTCTGCCAATGCAGCAACAGGCAGAGCAGAAACTTCCTTTATTTATAACCAACCCTTTGATATGAGTGGAGTGATTCCTCAAAGGGAAAAAGTTGCCAAACAAGAGTTCCTCGGAACCATCGCAAGTTTTCGGGATTTTGATCGTTTGTTTCGTTTGCGTCTCAGACAAAACTTTTGGACATATCTGTATGTAACAGAGCAGATCAATTACCAAAAAGAATTTTTGGAGAACTACCAAGACCTTTTGGATCTCACTAAACTTCGGGCCGAAAAAGGAGATATATCCTTTTTGGAATATGACCGATTGGCTTTGGAACGCGTACAAATTGAACGGGAATATCGAAATGCGCGGATTTTGCGGGCGCAGGTAGTAAAAAATTTGAGGATCCTTATTGGTATATCTGATATGAATTCTCCTTTGAGTATCAAGGGAAGGCTTGAGTTTATCTCCACTCGGGAGTTCGGTATCGATTTAAATGATTTTGATATTGAAGAAAGACCCGACTTAGTAGCCCTAAAAATTCGCCAACAAAAAGAACGAATGAATATCGAACTAAAAAAACGAGAAATCATTCCTCCATTAACACTTGGTATCGAATTTTTAAACAAAGGAAATGAAAATGTGACCGGTGTGTATGCCGCAACACCACTTCCTTTGTTTGATCGTAAACAAGGGGAAATTTTAAAGTCAGAAGAATCTTATAAAAAACTAGGATTCGATGTGGATGCGAAACGAAACGAGATCGTTTCGGAAATATCTGCTGCGATTAAGGAATTACAAGCACGGGAATCTCAATTACTCGATTACCAAAAGATGGGACTTCTTGAAAAAAACAAAGAAGTGCAAGAGAAGTCAAGGCTTGCCTACATTCGAGGTGCATCCAATTTAGTAACCTTTTTGGAGGCGGAGAAAAACTATCTCAGTGTTCTTCGTAGTTATTATGAAATCATTTATCTCTATTACAATGCACTGGAAGGATACAAAGCTTCTATCGGAAAGATGGATAGCTCGGAGTTTTAA
- a CDS encoding efflux RND transporter periplasmic adaptor subunit, with amino-acid sequence MKTEFNFKNIRSLSILVLVGSLAYFGYTKFFGAGKKTEALTDDKSKFMISQEIQKNHPFSVVYLEEKALEEELQLPGTVSYDMNSVAKVGSRVSGRIVQVFVKEGEHVKKSTALASIQSVELGTTEANYLKARARLEALKVQADRAKDLYERKVTSAKEYEMSLMDYKSVKAEMETSRNALENLGLNDSEITNLEAGKYNSKNLYIRTPISGTVTVREAIIGQAVNARDNLFTVADLSVLWINLEVYEKDLASIRMGNEAKVIPIGSKDESLKAVVSHVGDVIDPIKKTAEIRLEVRNSKGRLRPGQSVTATVVGAMVESSVNKAKVIPADCIHKIEGENYIFVRNTDGSFSAKKIGVGKTYDNWVEITNGVESGEAIVEEGSFVLKSEYLKL; translated from the coding sequence ATGAAAACAGAATTCAATTTTAAGAATATTAGGTCTTTAAGTATACTAGTGCTTGTCGGAAGTTTAGCATACTTCGGATACACCAAGTTTTTTGGCGCAGGTAAAAAAACAGAAGCATTGACGGATGATAAGTCAAAGTTTATGATTTCACAGGAAATTCAAAAGAACCATCCGTTTTCGGTAGTTTATCTGGAAGAAAAAGCTCTCGAAGAGGAACTCCAACTTCCGGGAACTGTTTCGTATGATATGAATAGTGTAGCTAAAGTTGGGTCGCGGGTGAGCGGACGAATTGTCCAGGTATTTGTAAAGGAAGGAGAACATGTAAAAAAAAGCACGGCTCTTGCTTCCATACAATCGGTAGAACTTGGGACAACGGAAGCCAATTATTTAAAAGCGAGAGCAAGACTGGAAGCTTTAAAGGTCCAAGCCGACAGAGCCAAAGATCTTTATGAAAGAAAAGTAACTTCTGCTAAAGAATATGAAATGTCTCTCATGGATTACAAATCAGTCAAAGCGGAAATGGAAACCTCAAGGAATGCTTTGGAAAATTTAGGTCTAAATGATTCCGAAATTACAAACTTAGAAGCTGGAAAATACAACTCCAAAAATTTATACATAAGAACTCCGATTTCTGGGACAGTAACAGTAAGAGAAGCTATCATTGGTCAAGCGGTCAATGCTCGCGATAACCTATTTACTGTTGCCGATTTGAGTGTACTTTGGATCAATTTAGAAGTATATGAAAAAGATTTAGCTTCTATTCGTATGGGAAATGAAGCGAAGGTCATCCCGATTGGTTCGAAGGATGAATCTTTAAAAGCTGTGGTTTCCCATGTAGGGGATGTAATTGATCCCATTAAAAAAACGGCTGAAATTCGTTTGGAGGTTAGAAATTCCAAAGGTAGACTGCGGCCTGGACAAAGTGTAACCGCAACTGTAGTAGGTGCTATGGTGGAATCTTCGGTAAACAAAGCGAAGGTGATCCCGGCTGATTGTATCCATAAAATTGAAGGGGAAAATTATATCTTTGTTCGAAACACGGATGGATCTTTTTCTGCTAAAAAAATTGGAGTAGGTAAAACTTATGACAATTGGGTCGAGATTACCAATGGTGTGGAATCGGGGGAAGCCATTGTAGAAGAAGGAAGTTTTGTTTTGAAAAGTGAGTATTTAAAGTTATAA
- the lexA gene encoding transcriptional repressor LexA, whose translation MKDLTEKQEFVLQYISGTVREKGFPPTIREIGDQFGITAKGAYDHLKAIEKKGYIRTSKNQSRAIELLKGNGDEALLVRASGIPLLGQVAAGNPILAEENIEEYIAVPEDLATKPGTFALRVKGDSMVEAGISDGDIAIIQKKDTARNGEIVVAMIENEATLKVFYKEPDMIRLEPRNVKLKPIRTKKATIIGKLIGLYRIY comes from the coding sequence ATGAAAGATCTCACGGAAAAACAAGAATTTGTTCTACAATACATTTCGGGCACGGTCCGCGAGAAGGGGTTCCCACCCACCATCCGTGAAATTGGGGACCAGTTTGGAATTACGGCTAAGGGTGCTTACGACCACCTCAAAGCCATTGAAAAAAAAGGTTACATCCGTACTTCTAAAAACCAAAGCCGTGCCATTGAACTTCTCAAAGGAAATGGGGACGAGGCTCTTCTTGTCCGTGCCTCAGGTATTCCTCTCCTTGGCCAAGTCGCTGCTGGTAATCCCATCCTTGCCGAAGAAAATATCGAAGAATACATCGCTGTTCCTGAAGACTTGGCGACAAAACCAGGAACCTTCGCTTTACGTGTAAAGGGAGATTCTATGGTGGAAGCAGGGATTAGTGATGGTGACATCGCTATCATCCAAAAAAAAGACACTGCAAGGAACGGGGAAATCGTTGTTGCAATGATTGAAAACGAAGCTACTTTGAAAGTGTTTTATAAAGAACCGGATATGATCCGTTTGGAACCGAGAAACGTAAAACTAAAACCCATTCGTACCAAAAAGGCTACGATAATTGGGAAACTAATCGGACTCTACCGCATTTACTGA
- a CDS encoding S41 family peptidase — translation MNKIKVSERLIWGSITLCLTILVFFVSTEKVKAISTDGEKYLQILHEVVSYIENDYMDPQDEKKIYTGAIQGALQSLGDPHTRFFDTEEYGELQNETKGSFGGIGVEISFQENAFVIIAPIEGTPAWKAGLQPQDKITEINGKSIKSVSQSESIAMMRGDVGSSISMKIERKGIKDPFVVNLVRELIQIRYVRSHYLPETETGYIKLVQFMGKETTAKEFAAAVTAMKEAGAKKLVIDLRMNPGGLLDLAIDLADLFLPPESEIVSVKGRGGVLVKSFKADKKEKKFLDIPIAILVNGGSASASEILAGALKDNKRAVVVGTQSFGKGSVQSIFPLSGGTGVAITIQKYYTPSGVSIHGKGITPDYIINPIAATEEEKNALERLFKKNLIRPFLETHAEYNDATLADFSNLLKKENLTISDSVTRIFLFNEMRAGSSNTKPRLDLDIQLAEAIRVLK, via the coding sequence ATGAATAAAATCAAAGTATCCGAACGTCTGATTTGGGGGAGTATTACCCTCTGTTTGACGATCCTTGTTTTTTTTGTAAGTACAGAGAAAGTGAAGGCCATTTCCACTGACGGAGAAAAATACTTACAAATTCTTCACGAAGTTGTTTCTTACATTGAAAATGACTATATGGATCCGCAGGATGAGAAAAAAATCTATACCGGTGCAATTCAAGGGGCATTACAAAGCTTAGGTGATCCTCATACCAGGTTTTTTGATACAGAAGAATACGGCGAATTACAAAACGAAACCAAAGGGAGTTTTGGTGGGATCGGTGTAGAGATCAGTTTTCAGGAAAACGCTTTTGTCATTATCGCTCCCATTGAAGGGACTCCTGCTTGGAAGGCTGGACTCCAACCGCAAGATAAAATCACCGAGATCAATGGAAAAAGCATTAAGTCTGTTTCTCAATCGGAGTCTATTGCTATGATGCGTGGAGATGTAGGATCTTCCATTTCTATGAAGATAGAAAGAAAGGGAATCAAAGATCCTTTTGTTGTCAATTTAGTCAGAGAACTCATTCAAATTCGTTATGTAAGATCGCATTACCTTCCCGAAACTGAAACTGGTTATATCAAACTGGTTCAGTTTATGGGAAAAGAGACAACTGCCAAGGAATTTGCAGCAGCTGTTACTGCCATGAAGGAAGCCGGTGCCAAAAAACTAGTGATTGATTTACGAATGAATCCTGGTGGCCTTTTGGATTTAGCCATTGACCTTGCGGATCTCTTTTTACCTCCAGAGTCTGAGATTGTTTCTGTAAAAGGTCGTGGTGGTGTTCTCGTTAAAAGTTTTAAAGCGGATAAAAAAGAGAAAAAGTTTTTAGACATCCCCATTGCCATTTTGGTGAACGGGGGATCTGCTAGTGCTTCAGAAATTTTAGCAGGAGCGTTAAAGGATAACAAACGTGCTGTGGTTGTTGGTACCCAAAGTTTTGGAAAGGGAAGTGTTCAGTCTATTTTCCCACTTTCAGGGGGAACGGGTGTGGCGATTACCATTCAAAAATACTACACTCCTTCTGGCGTTTCTATTCATGGAAAAGGAATCACTCCGGACTATATCATTAATCCAATTGCCGCAACTGAAGAGGAAAAAAACGCGTTGGAACGACTTTTCAAAAAGAATTTGATTCGTCCTTTTTTAGAAACTCACGCGGAATACAACGACGCGACTCTGGCAGATTTTTCAAATCTACTTAAAAAAGAAAATCTTACGATATCGGATTCAGTGACCCGAATATTTTTATTCAATGAAATGAGAGCTGGTTCTTCCAATACCAAACCAAGGTTAGATTTGGATATCCAACTTGCCGAAGCCATTCGTGTTTTGAAGTAA
- the tsaD gene encoding tRNA (adenosine(37)-N6)-threonylcarbamoyltransferase complex transferase subunit TsaD, with the protein MACGLGIESSCDETSIAIVRDGRELLSLKIYSQIESHSPYRGVVPEIASRAHLEKINSLLSVSMEEAGIDFSDLDYVAVTSYPGLVGSLMIGAQLARCISLVHGIPIVAVNHLEAHLAVIGLERDLPPFPWLGVLLSGGNSSIYLYQGFGDLQILADTQDDSLGEAFDKVSAVLNLPYPGGPYLEAKANAYEVERGEVNPFPKLLKEDGEDRIRFSYSGLKTAVLYYLRENSEAPPVEKISYYFQKTAFELVTRNIRKAINKTGIRTVVAAGGVLANGTLRESLDREKERSKFNLFYPGKKIYCTDNGAMVACLGYHLWKQKSFVGLDFKVSPKRNFEQII; encoded by the coding sequence ATGGCCTGCGGGTTAGGAATCGAATCCAGCTGTGATGAAACTTCCATTGCCATTGTTCGCGATGGAAGGGAACTACTTTCCTTAAAAATTTATAGTCAAATTGAATCTCATTCCCCTTACCGTGGAGTGGTTCCAGAAATTGCCTCCAGAGCCCATTTAGAAAAAATCAATTCTCTACTTTCAGTTTCCATGGAGGAGGCAGGCATTGATTTTTCTGATTTGGATTACGTTGCAGTAACCAGTTATCCGGGGTTAGTTGGATCTCTGATGATTGGGGCACAACTCGCTCGTTGTATCTCGCTTGTCCATGGCATTCCTATTGTTGCAGTCAATCATCTTGAAGCTCATCTAGCTGTGATTGGTTTGGAAAGAGATCTTCCTCCTTTCCCTTGGCTTGGGGTTCTGCTTTCGGGGGGAAATTCTTCCATCTATCTCTATCAGGGGTTTGGCGATTTGCAGATTCTTGCTGACACACAAGATGATTCCCTCGGGGAAGCTTTCGACAAAGTGAGTGCGGTCCTAAACCTTCCTTATCCCGGTGGCCCGTATCTGGAGGCCAAGGCCAATGCCTACGAAGTGGAGAGGGGGGAAGTGAATCCTTTCCCGAAACTTCTAAAAGAAGACGGAGAGGATCGGATCCGATTTTCCTACAGCGGACTAAAAACCGCCGTTCTTTACTACCTAAGAGAAAATTCCGAAGCCCCACCTGTAGAAAAAATTTCCTACTACTTCCAAAAGACGGCATTTGAACTGGTCACTCGCAATATCCGCAAAGCCATAAACAAAACCGGAATTCGGACCGTGGTTGCCGCCGGTGGGGTTTTGGCCAACGGAACCCTTCGTGAGAGTTTGGATAGAGAAAAAGAAAGGTCCAAATTTAACCTATTTTATCCTGGCAAAAAAATTTACTGCACAGATAACGGAGCGATGGTGGCATGTCTTGGATACCATCTCTGGAAACAAAAATCTTTTGTGGGGCTCGACTTTAAAGTAAGCCCCAAACGAAACTTTGAACAAATAATATGA
- a CDS encoding phosphatidylcholine/phosphatidylserine synthase, whose amino-acid sequence MKLKLTWIPNTLTLGNLTLGFVSMLLVAETNPTQTNSHELYTLAGVFIILAALFDGFDGMAARALNCTSELGADLDSLADLTTFGIAPGFLSYKMFFYDIKLDIFDKPDYFPLGMFIAALYPICAAYRLARFNVAHDPKSFNGLPSPVAGVVIGIFPLVFSVSQVPVWTAVLFFVITALLMVSTLRYSKPQVAIRGLFSWKKLGVSVIGLGLLLLAIGFYRWPYVMYGAVGFYVFSGIVSFLIQTIQDYRV is encoded by the coding sequence ATGAAATTAAAACTTACCTGGATTCCCAACACCCTTACTCTCGGAAACTTAACCTTGGGGTTTGTTTCTATGCTCCTAGTCGCTGAAACAAATCCAACGCAGACCAATTCCCATGAACTTTATACACTTGCGGGAGTGTTTATCATCTTGGCCGCGTTATTCGATGGTTTTGACGGGATGGCTGCTCGTGCTCTCAACTGTACCAGTGAACTTGGTGCCGATTTAGATAGTTTAGCCGACCTGACAACCTTCGGAATTGCTCCCGGATTTTTGTCGTACAAAATGTTCTTTTACGATATCAAATTGGATATCTTTGACAAACCGGATTACTTTCCATTAGGGATGTTCATTGCGGCTTTGTATCCGATCTGTGCCGCTTATAGGTTAGCTCGGTTCAATGTAGCTCATGATCCAAAATCATTTAACGGACTACCCTCTCCTGTGGCCGGTGTTGTGATTGGAATTTTTCCTTTGGTTTTTTCAGTATCTCAGGTTCCTGTTTGGACTGCTGTTTTGTTTTTTGTGATTACGGCACTTCTTATGGTTTCGACTCTAAGATACAGCAAACCACAGGTAGCGATCCGGGGACTTTTCTCTTGGAAAAAATTAGGGGTTAGCGTCATTGGCCTTGGTCTTTTGTTACTAGCGATCGGCTTTTACCGCTGGCCTTATGTAATGTATGGTGCGGTTGGGTTTTATGTGTTTTCTGGAATTGTATCGTTTCTCATCCAAACCATCCAGGACTATCGAGTTTAG
- a CDS encoding STAS domain-containing protein, with protein sequence MFQYEIKRENEKAIVLLNGSLSLRDTPKFRTDLKTLIDTPEIKELVLDFKNLSYLDSSGIGILLHTYSWTKEKKKQVRIIHLSAEVRTIFTVANLLDIFHLKEEP encoded by the coding sequence ATGTTTCAGTATGAAATTAAACGAGAAAATGAAAAGGCTATCGTCCTTTTAAATGGATCCTTGTCTCTAAGAGACACTCCTAAATTCCGAACAGACTTAAAGACACTCATTGATACGCCTGAAATCAAAGAACTGGTCTTAGACTTTAAAAACTTGAGTTACTTAGATTCTTCTGGAATCGGAATCTTACTTCATACTTACAGTTGGACAAAGGAAAAAAAGAAACAGGTTCGTATCATCCATTTATCCGCAGAAGTCCGAACCATTTTTACTGTTGCCAATCTATTGGATATCTTCCACTTAAAAGAGGAACCCTAA